One region of Solanum pennellii chromosome 6, SPENNV200 genomic DNA includes:
- the LOC107022734 gene encoding transcription factor MYB13-like, with amino-acid sequence MLTLCCISSKFQVKNQNKYREREKIKNKMGRSPCCEKLGLKRGPWSKEEDDLLINYIKKNGHPNWRALPKLAGLLRCGKSCRLRWTNYLRPDIKRGNFTHQEEDTIIKLHQVLGNSWSAIAARLPGRTDNEIKNIWHTRLKKKRNESQLKETQSEPENTNVDVHLEEANNSNDKNSVISNPKINIEIHQQPSSSSSVSSSSEDSCSNTTATSSESRNQIMSDNLLEIDDDIWSEVVWAQVDDNYVDLSLMEDNYQINSIFDDNWFWDDLFTRSNELMLELPEL; translated from the exons ATGCTAACTTTATGCTGTATCAGCTCCAAGTTCCAAGTGAAAAATCAAAACAagtatagagagagagaaaaaataaaaaataaaatggggaGATCTCCTTGCTGTGAGAAATTGGGGTTGAAAAGAGGTCCATGGAGcaaagaagaagatgatttACTCAtcaattacattaaaaaaaatggtcATCCTAATTGGCGTGCACTTCCCAAACTTGCAG GTCTATTAAGGTGCGGAAAAAGTTGTAGGCTTCGATGGACTAATTACTTGAGACCTGATATTAAGCGAGGCAATTTTACTCATCAAGAAGAAGATACAATTATCAAGTTGCATCAAGTTCTTGGAAACAG TTGGTCTGCTATCGCAGCAAGATTACCCGGAAGAACAGATaacgaaataaaaaatatttggcatACTCGtctaaagaaaaaaaggaatgaaTCTCAACTTAAAGAAACCCAATCGGAGCCTGAAAATACTAATGTAGACGTACATTTGGAGGAGGCCAACAATTCTAATGATAAAAATTCCGTAATATCGAATCCTAAAATAAACATCGAAATCCATCAACAACCAAGTTCATCATCGTCAGTATCATCATCAAGTGAAGATTCATGTTCAAATACAACTGCAACGAGTTCAGAGTCGAGAAATCAAATAATGTCCGATAATTTGTTAGAAATTGATGACGATATTTGGTCCGAGGTAGTATGGGCACAGGTCGATGATAATTATGTTGATTTGTCATTAATGGAggataattaccagattaattctATCTTTGATGATAATTGGTTTTGGGATGATCTTTTTACAAGATCTAATGAGTTGATGTTAGAATTGCCTGAATTAtga